In a single window of the Rhodoligotrophos appendicifer genome:
- a CDS encoding polysaccharide biosynthesis/export family protein produces the protein MGYRIGSGDTLNIRVYGQEDLSGNFIVDGSGNISMSLIGTVRVAKLTVPEISRSIERRLSQKYLRDPSVSVQVASQRPFYILGEVQSPGGFPYAAGMTIQTAIALGGGYTPRANQGDVLVTRRSSSGTHSVLMPVITPLYPGDIVYIKERWF, from the coding sequence ATGGGTTACCGGATAGGCTCCGGTGATACGTTGAATATCCGCGTTTACGGTCAAGAAGATTTGAGCGGCAATTTCATCGTCGACGGATCGGGAAACATCTCGATGTCCCTGATCGGAACAGTCAGAGTGGCTAAGCTCACTGTGCCTGAGATATCGCGCTCCATTGAAAGACGTCTGAGCCAGAAATACCTTCGTGACCCAAGTGTATCAGTTCAGGTCGCCTCTCAACGTCCCTTTTATATACTTGGCGAAGTGCAAAGTCCGGGCGGTTTCCCCTACGCCGCAGGCATGACCATCCAGACGGCGATTGCTCTAGGTGGCGGCTACACCCCCCGCGCGAACCAAGGCGATGTCTTAGTCACTCGACGTTCATCTTCTGGGACGCATTCTGTCCTTATGCCGGTGATAACGCCGCTCTATCCCGGCGATATCGTTTACATAAAGGAGCGGTGGTTCTGA
- a CDS encoding O-antigen ligase family protein: MPQFVLRQHSSSAWTLSDLGYGLLWLAFATGFLVIIEPAPFDFAILGLGALAMVMGLRIPGSLAPVFVFCAVIILCGLVALTQTKDLFDSARHIIITFYLMVITILVAAFVYNNPGGSLKAILGGHAFAAVASAVLGIIGYFDLIPGSFELFTEYARAKGAFKDPNVLGPFLIVGAIYALYLILTRPLLKGALWLMVLSILVLGIFFSFSRGAWAHLLLSTLLCVLLMLATSGDRSLNLRIIFIGICAAALLAIALLIALNMPGVRDMLALRGGLENSYDTGGQGRFDGQALAIRWILAAPLGYGKDDFGYFWGEQPHNVYLYMMLQTGWLGGLAYIAMVVSTMVGSLMLVFAATPWRGYAIVLASCFIPLALEGLIVDTDHWRHFWVLVGLIWGLIAWHRDWHVNILRRRRAEA; this comes from the coding sequence ATGCCCCAATTTGTTCTTCGCCAGCACTCGAGTTCCGCCTGGACCCTGTCTGATCTGGGCTACGGTCTTCTATGGCTCGCCTTCGCCACCGGGTTTCTGGTGATCATAGAGCCGGCACCTTTTGATTTTGCAATTTTGGGGTTAGGCGCCCTGGCCATGGTCATGGGACTGCGCATCCCAGGCTCGTTGGCCCCCGTCTTCGTCTTCTGCGCGGTCATCATTCTGTGTGGTCTCGTTGCCCTGACCCAGACCAAGGACCTTTTCGACAGCGCCCGCCACATCATCATCACCTTCTATCTCATGGTGATCACGATCTTGGTTGCGGCTTTCGTCTATAATAATCCCGGCGGTTCGCTGAAGGCCATTCTGGGAGGCCATGCTTTTGCTGCGGTCGCCTCCGCCGTGCTCGGTATCATTGGGTATTTTGATCTCATTCCCGGCAGCTTCGAGCTCTTCACCGAATATGCTCGGGCGAAGGGTGCCTTCAAGGATCCGAATGTCCTTGGTCCCTTTCTCATCGTCGGGGCCATTTATGCGCTTTATCTGATCCTCACACGACCGCTCCTGAAGGGCGCCCTGTGGCTGATGGTGCTGAGCATTCTCGTTCTCGGTATCTTCTTTTCCTTCTCGCGGGGAGCATGGGCCCATCTTCTGTTGTCCACACTGCTCTGCGTCCTGCTCATGCTGGCCACCAGTGGCGATCGCTCGCTCAATCTGCGCATCATTTTCATCGGGATCTGCGCGGCAGCCTTACTGGCGATAGCGTTGCTCATCGCCCTCAACATGCCTGGTGTTCGAGACATGCTGGCGTTGAGGGGCGGCCTCGAAAACAGCTACGATACCGGTGGTCAGGGCCGGTTCGACGGTCAGGCCCTGGCCATTCGCTGGATCCTCGCCGCCCCTCTCGGTTACGGCAAGGATGATTTCGGCTACTTCTGGGGTGAGCAACCTCACAACGTCTATCTTTACATGATGCTGCAGACCGGCTGGCTTGGCGGGCTCGCCTATATTGCCATGGTGGTCAGCACCATGGTGGGCTCGCTGATGCTCGTCTTCGCAGCAACCCCGTGGCGAGGATATGCGATTGTCCTGGCTTCGTGCTTCATCCCACTGGCTCTTGAGGGCCTCATTGTCGACACCGATCATTGGCGCCACTTCTGGGTTCTGGTCGGCTTGATCTGGGGCCTGATTGCCTGGCACCGGGACTGGCATGTCAATATTCTGAGGCGCCGCAGGGCTGAAGCGTAG
- a CDS encoding glycosyltransferase family 4 protein, with protein sequence MPHSLRVVHILRAPIGGLFRHVCDLVAGQAARGLDVGVICDSSLNSPSVEQQLGALSKQCSLGLHRIPMTRLPSLADMVAVKAVKRLARTARANILHGHGAKGGAYARLAAHAVNASAVYTPHGGSLHYSRASISGALFLTMEQMLLSRTDQFVFVCDFERDAFFRKIGKPKGQVTVAHNGIRPEEITPAIADPAAADLLYIGELRTLKGVDLLLKSMAALTERPALTACIVGGGPDEAEFKALAAKLGLAGRVTFTGPLPARQAFSRGRLLVVPSRAESLPYIVLEAMAASLPLVVSRVGGVPEVLEGYEDLMVCPVAVDPLAAAIDDALADLRQRQRTARHLTQRIATQFSCARMIDQVTRAYLKLVQQPSSATATVYGHPSPAE encoded by the coding sequence ATGCCGCATTCTTTACGCGTAGTACATATACTACGCGCGCCGATCGGGGGACTGTTCCGTCACGTTTGTGATCTTGTCGCTGGCCAGGCCGCGCGTGGTCTTGACGTCGGCGTGATTTGTGATTCCAGTCTGAATTCTCCCTCTGTAGAACAACAGCTCGGTGCACTGTCGAAACAGTGCTCGCTCGGCCTGCACCGTATTCCCATGACGCGTCTTCCCTCTTTGGCGGACATGGTCGCAGTCAAGGCTGTGAAGCGCCTTGCGCGGACGGCCCGGGCCAATATCCTCCATGGCCACGGGGCCAAAGGAGGCGCTTATGCACGTCTTGCGGCTCATGCTGTAAACGCCAGTGCCGTCTACACCCCTCACGGCGGCAGCCTGCACTATTCCCGTGCGTCGATTTCTGGTGCCCTGTTTCTCACAATGGAGCAGATGCTTCTGTCGCGGACCGATCAGTTTGTTTTCGTCTGCGACTTTGAACGCGATGCGTTCTTCCGGAAGATTGGCAAGCCTAAGGGTCAAGTGACCGTGGCTCATAATGGGATCCGCCCCGAGGAGATCACACCCGCCATAGCCGATCCCGCGGCCGCCGACCTCCTTTATATTGGTGAGTTGCGGACCCTAAAAGGGGTCGACCTGCTGCTCAAGTCCATGGCCGCCTTGACAGAGCGGCCTGCCCTCACCGCCTGTATCGTAGGTGGTGGTCCCGATGAGGCAGAGTTCAAGGCGCTCGCTGCCAAGCTAGGATTAGCAGGACGCGTGACCTTCACCGGACCTCTCCCGGCGCGTCAGGCCTTCAGCCGTGGCAGGCTCCTGGTTGTTCCGTCACGGGCGGAATCTCTGCCCTATATTGTTTTGGAAGCCATGGCGGCAAGCCTGCCCCTGGTCGTCTCCCGTGTCGGCGGCGTCCCCGAAGTCCTCGAGGGTTATGAGGATCTCATGGTCTGCCCCGTCGCGGTTGATCCTTTGGCGGCGGCCATTGACGATGCCTTGGCCGACTTGCGCCAGCGTCAGAGGACCGCGCGGCATCTGACCCAACGCATTGCCACACAATTCTCCTGTGCCCGCATGATCGACCAGGTCACCCGGGCCTATCTGAAACTCGTTCAACAACCCAGCTCGGCGACGGCGACCGTTTACGGACACCCCTCCCCGGCTGAGTAA
- a CDS encoding extracellular solute-binding protein has translation MMTISPTRRLERLKTRYLDGGLDRRRFLALTAAACTTSGLAARWIGPALAAAKEVRFDGWGGVVQEAIDRYAFTPYTAKTGVRVVQGNFGKESEILNKVRVSRPGEYQIIHSLGLDNYKRYVDAGFNAEINEANIPNMALVIEAMITPYRKITPKLSAVPFDYGTTGIAYNTEIIAPEEAKAKGCKLLIDPAYEQRISGLNDMQTRVWYGALLTGQDPNAIVDIDAVWEMVRTQTRLAKKFWNSGAELMDLLAKGEVAVTDAWSGRVAALQAQGAPIGYIDPPHSLGWMEDMLVLKGAPLAECEELINFMLEPATAIAVAEGQNYPSSLDPKKVKMTEKIEALPAFDPTGSMASLTFADPIYWGQHIDGWTKQWDRIRKGA, from the coding sequence ATGATGACGATTTCACCGACTCGGCGCCTGGAGCGCCTCAAGACGCGATATCTGGACGGCGGGCTCGACCGCCGCCGTTTTCTCGCCCTCACCGCTGCCGCCTGCACTACCAGTGGTCTGGCAGCCCGCTGGATCGGACCCGCACTGGCTGCAGCGAAGGAGGTTCGCTTCGACGGCTGGGGCGGGGTGGTGCAGGAGGCCATCGATCGCTATGCCTTTACACCTTACACCGCCAAGACCGGGGTCCGCGTCGTCCAGGGCAATTTCGGCAAGGAAAGCGAGATCCTCAACAAAGTTCGCGTGTCACGACCGGGGGAGTACCAGATTATCCACTCGCTCGGTCTCGACAACTATAAACGCTATGTGGATGCGGGCTTCAATGCTGAAATCAACGAGGCCAACATCCCCAACATGGCGCTGGTGATCGAAGCCATGATCACGCCGTACCGGAAGATTACGCCCAAGCTCTCCGCCGTTCCCTTCGATTACGGGACGACCGGCATCGCTTACAATACCGAGATCATCGCACCGGAGGAGGCAAAGGCCAAAGGCTGCAAGCTGCTCATCGATCCTGCCTATGAACAAAGGATCAGCGGCCTCAACGACATGCAGACCAGGGTCTGGTACGGCGCGCTGCTGACGGGCCAGGATCCCAACGCCATCGTCGACATCGATGCGGTGTGGGAGATGGTGCGTACGCAGACGCGACTTGCAAAGAAGTTCTGGAACTCAGGCGCCGAACTCATGGACCTGCTGGCCAAAGGCGAGGTCGCGGTGACGGACGCCTGGTCCGGACGGGTGGCGGCGCTGCAGGCACAAGGCGCGCCCATCGGTTACATAGATCCCCCACACTCCTTGGGATGGATGGAGGATATGCTGGTGCTGAAGGGAGCGCCCCTGGCGGAATGTGAAGAACTGATCAATTTCATGCTCGAGCCAGCGACCGCAATCGCCGTGGCCGAAGGTCAGAATTATCCCTCCTCGCTCGATCCCAAGAAGGTCAAGATGACCGAGAAGATCGAGGCTCTTCCCGCGTTTGATCCGACGGGCAGCATGGCGTCGCTGACTTTTGCCGATCCAATTTATTGGGGACAGCACATCGACGGCTGGACGAAGCAATGGGACCGTATCCGAAAGGGGGCATAA
- a CDS encoding undecaprenyl-phosphate glucose phosphotransferase, translated as MLNIDRKKNRLATSQVLETLETVKSAATDPKLKPLAAVVSLVPPAAPVPVPLEAPWIAPRIVQGVVRVSEALLITGIGIALWAGYVQEYDSYFQSLYLSLTLFAGACIPMLYQMGGLYSIHALIGPMKQVPRLVFGWLGFFALVTAFVFFSQIGYDYSRVWLAAWFLCGLVGLISLRAVFGAFVRGWNQDGRFDRRAVIVGGGDRADALITALTASPDLDVTIAGIFDDRDDHRSPAHIAGYPKLGTFDQLLDFARATRVDLVIVTLPLSAEARLLQILKKLWILPVDIRLSAYTEQLRFRPRAYSYIGNVPFFDVFDKPLSGWDTVIKSIEDKLISALALICLSPVMALTAIAVKLDSKGPVFFKQKRYGFNNELIEVYKFRSMYTDMTDTNASRLVSKGDPRVTRVGRFIRKTSLDELPQLFNVLKGELSLVGPRPHATQAKAADRLYTEVVEGYFARHKVKPGVTGWAQVNGWRGETDTEEKIQRRVEHDLYYIENWSVLLDLYILATTPLALLKSENAY; from the coding sequence ATGCTGAACATCGACCGCAAAAAAAATCGGCTCGCGACCTCCCAGGTCTTGGAGACTTTGGAGACCGTGAAATCGGCCGCCACGGACCCGAAACTGAAGCCGCTGGCGGCAGTAGTCAGTCTAGTGCCGCCCGCTGCCCCTGTGCCCGTGCCGTTGGAGGCCCCATGGATTGCCCCGCGGATTGTTCAGGGTGTGGTCCGAGTCAGCGAGGCCCTGCTCATAACGGGCATCGGCATCGCCCTTTGGGCGGGATATGTTCAGGAGTATGACAGCTATTTTCAATCGCTTTATCTGTCGCTGACCCTGTTTGCTGGCGCCTGCATTCCCATGCTCTACCAGATGGGTGGCCTCTATTCGATCCATGCGCTGATCGGCCCGATGAAGCAGGTCCCGCGCTTGGTCTTTGGCTGGCTCGGCTTCTTTGCCTTGGTCACGGCCTTCGTCTTCTTCAGCCAGATTGGCTATGATTATTCCCGAGTCTGGCTTGCGGCTTGGTTTCTCTGCGGTCTTGTGGGCCTGATCAGCCTGCGCGCAGTGTTCGGCGCCTTTGTCCGAGGCTGGAACCAGGATGGACGCTTCGACCGCCGCGCCGTTATCGTCGGCGGGGGTGATCGCGCCGATGCTCTGATCACGGCGCTCACGGCCTCGCCAGATCTGGATGTGACGATTGCCGGCATATTCGATGATCGAGATGATCACCGGTCTCCCGCCCATATCGCGGGATACCCAAAGCTCGGCACGTTCGATCAATTGCTTGATTTCGCTCGCGCCACCCGCGTCGATCTTGTGATCGTGACCCTTCCCCTTTCGGCTGAGGCGCGATTGCTGCAAATCCTCAAGAAGCTCTGGATTCTGCCCGTCGATATCCGCCTGAGCGCCTACACTGAGCAGTTGCGCTTCCGGCCCCGCGCCTATTCCTATATCGGCAATGTTCCGTTCTTCGACGTTTTCGATAAGCCCCTCAGTGGTTGGGACACGGTGATCAAGTCGATCGAGGACAAGCTGATCTCGGCTCTGGCGCTTATATGTCTGTCTCCCGTAATGGCTTTGACCGCGATTGCCGTGAAGCTCGACAGCAAGGGACCGGTTTTTTTCAAGCAGAAGCGCTACGGCTTCAACAACGAGCTGATCGAAGTCTACAAGTTCCGCTCCATGTACACGGATATGACCGACACCAATGCCTCGAGGCTCGTCTCCAAGGGCGACCCCCGCGTGACCCGTGTCGGCCGCTTCATCCGTAAGACAAGCCTCGACGAGCTGCCTCAGCTCTTCAATGTGCTGAAGGGCGAACTGTCTCTCGTGGGACCGCGTCCGCATGCCACTCAGGCCAAGGCCGCCGACCGTCTCTATACAGAGGTCGTTGAAGGATATTTCGCCCGTCATAAGGTTAAGCCGGGTGTTACGGGTTGGGCCCAGGTGAATGGTTGGCGCGGTGAGACCGACACCGAGGAGAAGATCCAGCGTCGCGTCGAACATGACCTTTATTACATCGAGAACTGGTCCGTTCTGCTGGACCTCTACATCCTCGCCACGACTCCGCTCGCTCTGCTGAAATCCGAAAACGCCTATTAG